Proteins encoded in a region of the Quercus lobata isolate SW786 chromosome 8, ValleyOak3.0 Primary Assembly, whole genome shotgun sequence genome:
- the LOC115955377 gene encoding 2S sulfur-rich seed storage protein 1: protein MAKLSAVAALLAALLLIVHATAYRRESDGSCSQQLQQKQFLNHCQMHLRLQCQSGRFDSNTSDESQHFQLCCRQLTQMDRGCRCDGLNMMMRELMREEQGQQEIQEMMQMAQNLPNQCNMKPRRCEMEMLSFRY, encoded by the coding sequence ATGGCCAAGCTCTCAGCCGTCGCAGCTCTCCTTGCAGCCCTTTTGCTCATTGTCCACGCCACAGCCTACCGCCGCGAGTCTGACGGGAGCTGCAGCCAGCAACTTCAGCAAAAACAGTTCCTCAACCATTGCCAGATGCACCTGAGGTTGCAATGCCAGTCAGGGCGTTTTGACAGCAATACTTCTGACGAAAGCCAGCATTTTCAGCTGTGTTGCCGTCAGCTGACGCAGATGGACAGAGGGTGCCGATGTGATGGGTTGAACATGATGATGAGGGAGCTGATGAGAGAAGAACAAGGTCAGCAGGAAATCCAAGAGATGATGCAGATGGCTCAGAACTTGCCAAATCAATGCAACATGAAGCCCCGCCGCTGTGAAATGGAAATGCTTTCGTTCCGGTACTAG
- the LOC115956410 gene encoding uncharacterized protein LOC115956410 — protein sequence MYGSVIATITVKLSPTTFGNADTGGAWLSSARAVRCWVKSRNERNPRVLWKAVFGDNQKAVPLPFPTRHRRITKADFRPCSTGGSCSQAPFCLCTRGPISVWPEFPLEEESYKDRIDSYQRKTGLTEAVQTGTGQLNGIPIAIGVMDFQFMGGSMGS from the exons ATGTATGGTTCTGTAATAGCGACGATAACAGTGAAGTTATCGCCGACTACCTTCGGGAACGCGGACACAGGTGGTGCATGGCTGTCGTCAGCTCGTGCCGTAAGGTGTTGGGTTAAGTCCCGCAACGAGCGCAACCCTCGTGTTCTATG GAAAGCCGTTTTCGGGGATAACCAAAAGGCAGTTCCGCTTCCATTCCCCACTCGGCACCGTCGGATCACTAAGGCCGACTTTCGTCCCTGCTCGACGGGTGGGTCTTGCAGTCAAGCTCCCTTCTGCCTTTGCACTCGAGGGCCAATCTCCGTCTGGCCCGAATTTCCGTTGGAAGAGGAATCTTACAAAGATCGTATTGATtcttatcaaagaaaaacagGATTAACTGAGGCTGTTCAAACAGGCACAGGTCAACTAAACGGTATTCCCATAGCAATTGGGGTTATGGATTTTCAGTTTATGGGGGGTAGTATGGGCTCTTGA